In one window of Spirochaetota bacterium DNA:
- a CDS encoding glycosyltransferase family 4 protein has translation MRICLLCYRGNPYSGGQGIYLKYIADELLRQGHDVHAIIGPPYPTMSKGVTVHYIYNNEYFIKKGIHVINNEFPFNVLSPINFYEYFSTRFGIFSEIMAFSIRAYLKLKELSRQIKFDIIHDNQCLGYGLLLMKSLGIPIIATVHHPLHIDLEKTVERAPNFRVKMGPVLFYPVLMQRLVTPRLDHVIVVSEDSKKKTNRYLKVPMQKQTVVYNGLDRSIFRPIKGIKKKRGKLIFVGNVEDRKKGFVYLLKAMKQVNKKAFLTVVDGGSPHRKSTLRLMKMLGVGDNIEFTGKVTIEELVKHYCESEIAIVPSVYEGFGFPAAEAMSCGIPVVSSDGGALPEVVGDAGIVVPAKDDVALAGAINDLLKDGERLKLMAQNGIKRVEECFNWEIAVNQMIGVYSKFV, from the coding sequence CATGCTATTATAGGCCCGCCATATCCAACTATGAGTAAGGGAGTAACAGTCCACTACATATATAATAATGAGTATTTTATAAAAAAAGGCATTCATGTGATAAACAATGAGTTCCCTTTTAATGTTTTGAGCCCTATCAATTTCTATGAATATTTCAGCACAAGGTTTGGTATATTTTCTGAAATCATGGCCTTTAGTATAAGGGCATATCTGAAGTTGAAGGAACTCTCGAGACAAATAAAATTTGACATTATTCATGACAATCAATGCCTAGGGTATGGGCTTCTCCTGATGAAGTCTCTTGGTATTCCAATTATTGCCACTGTCCATCATCCCTTGCATATTGATCTTGAAAAAACTGTTGAAAGAGCGCCAAACTTCAGGGTAAAGATGGGTCCGGTTCTCTTCTATCCAGTCCTAATGCAAAGGCTTGTAACTCCGCGACTTGATCATGTTATTGTCGTTTCTGAGGATTCTAAAAAGAAGACAAATCGCTATCTTAAGGTGCCAATGCAAAAGCAAACTGTGGTGTATAACGGCCTTGATAGAAGTATATTTAGGCCTATTAAGGGGATAAAGAAAAAAAGGGGTAAGTTGATCTTTGTTGGGAATGTAGAGGATAGAAAGAAGGGCTTTGTCTATCTTTTAAAGGCGATGAAGCAGGTGAATAAAAAAGCCTTTTTGACAGTTGTTGATGGCGGTTCACCACACAGAAAGAGCACACTAAGATTGATGAAAATGCTTGGAGTTGGAGATAATATAGAATTTACTGGAAAGGTTACAATTGAAGAGCTGGTGAAGCATTATTGTGAATCTGAGATTGCGATTGTCCCCTCTGTATATGAGGGCTTCGGTTTCCCAGCCGCTGAGGCCATGTCGTGTGGTATACCGGTAGTTTCTAGTGATGGAGGCGCACTTCCGGAGGTTGTTGGGGATGCTGGAATTGTTGTTCCAGCCAAGGATGATGTCGCTCTTGCAGGAGCAATAAATGATCTTCTGAAAGATGGTGAAAGACTTAAACTCATGGCGCAAAATGGCATTAAGAGGGTTGAGGAATGCTTTAACTGGGAGATCGCTGTTAATCAGATGATTGGAGTATATTCGAAATTTGTGTAA